One genomic window of Azospirillum thermophilum includes the following:
- a CDS encoding GPW/gp25 family protein encodes MADDTGADDTGAGGAEPDFLGTGWSFPPIFNRHSATVVMSSDVRNIKECLWVLLSTSLGERIMLATYGTNLRYRVFDSLTETLINEIKSDLTKAIIDWEPRIDVRSISVQEEAPLEGRVAILIDFVVRSTNVRSNLVYPFYLTEATLPPPDL; translated from the coding sequence ATGGCCGACGACACCGGGGCCGACGACACCGGGGCCGGCGGCGCGGAGCCGGACTTCCTCGGGACCGGCTGGAGCTTCCCGCCGATCTTCAACCGGCACAGCGCCACGGTCGTGATGAGCAGCGACGTGCGGAACATCAAGGAATGCCTGTGGGTGCTGCTGTCCACCAGCCTGGGCGAGCGGATCATGCTCGCCACCTACGGCACCAACCTGCGCTACCGGGTGTTCGACAGCCTCACCGAAACGCTGATCAACGAGATCAAGTCGGACCTGACGAAGGCGATCATCGACTGGGAGCCGCGCATCGACGTCCGCTCGATCTCGGTGCAGGAGGAGGCGCCGCTGGAGGGCCGCGTCGCCATCCTCATCGATTTCGTGGTCCGCAGCACCAACGTGCGCAGCAACCTGGTCTATCCCTTCTACCTGACCGAGGCGACGCTGCCGCCACCGGATCTGTGA
- a CDS encoding phage tail protein: protein MGVDVYCPPPGFSFSVSVAGSGASLQSASAVDGSFQEVSGLDATVETETVTEGGENRFVHRLPGVTRYPNLVLRRGYVTQPSFLSEWAAQTVGSTLNQAILTQTLVVMLLGADRAPLVAWNVAQAWPVRWVTGPFDSMKNEYLTEVLEFSYAYVTRMPKNEAASMVGRVSSLIGGR from the coding sequence ATGGGCGTCGACGTCTACTGCCCGCCGCCGGGGTTCTCCTTCAGCGTCTCGGTGGCGGGTTCCGGTGCGTCCCTGCAGTCGGCGAGCGCGGTCGACGGCAGCTTCCAGGAGGTTTCCGGCCTGGACGCCACGGTCGAGACCGAGACGGTGACCGAAGGCGGCGAGAACCGTTTCGTCCACCGGCTGCCGGGTGTCACCAGATACCCGAACCTCGTGCTGCGTCGCGGTTACGTGACGCAGCCGTCGTTTCTGTCCGAATGGGCGGCCCAGACGGTCGGCTCGACGCTGAACCAGGCGATCCTGACGCAGACGCTGGTGGTGATGCTGCTCGGCGCCGACCGGGCTCCGCTGGTCGCCTGGAACGTGGCGCAGGCCTGGCCGGTGCGCTGGGTGACCGGCCCGTTCGATTCGATGAAGAACGAGTACCTGACCGAGGTGCTCGAGTTCTCCTACGCCTACGTCACGCGCATGCCGAAGAACGAGGCCGCCAGCATGGTCGGGCGGGTCTCCTCCCTGATCGGCGGCAGGTGA
- the vgrG gene encoding type VI secretion system tip protein VgrG, translated as MTAPSPVQLAGALVSWTITAGGKPLDSSFQVVSIDVWADVNKLPKARLVISDGDPAAQTFPISESEALIPGAALEISLGYDQDVALVFSGIVYRQGLEVTQNGSSRLVVEATDKAMAMTLARRNAVFERVTDSQLIQTLIGQSGLTAKVSATGTVQPVIVQYYCSDWDLMLTRAQLNGMVVSAAGGTVTVAAPDTAKAPVLTLAYGESILDFRAEMDASTPYTASAIKSFSWDPATQQVAASGQASADVTTPGNLSSDQLAKVFGIGRYTQQSAGTLQQADLTEWSSAELLKARLSKIRGSVRFQGSALVTPGAMVTLAGLGDRFNGNGYVSGLHHRVADGLWLTSVELGLSPLWFAATAPQLAAPGASGQLPPVSNLQTGLVLKTSGDPDGEFRVQVQLPLLQAGASGVWARLGSFYASNGIGAEFYPEVGDEVVVAFMNGDPRFPVIVGSLYSKKNPPPVTPDAKNNQKSIVTRSKLRIDFFEETKAVAITTPGGHSVRLDDDAKTITVKDLNGNSVTLAPGGITASSAADMTLTAKGNIAVTAQGNLSLKANANVSVSGLQIKADADTTFAAQGSAEAKLTSAAMVQIQGALVKIN; from the coding sequence ATGACCGCCCCCTCCCCCGTGCAACTGGCCGGCGCGCTCGTATCCTGGACGATCACCGCCGGAGGCAAGCCGCTGGACAGCTCCTTCCAGGTGGTGTCGATCGACGTGTGGGCCGACGTGAACAAGCTGCCCAAGGCGCGGCTGGTCATTTCCGACGGCGATCCCGCGGCGCAGACCTTCCCGATCAGCGAGTCGGAGGCGCTCATCCCCGGTGCCGCGCTGGAGATCTCGCTGGGCTACGACCAGGACGTGGCGCTGGTCTTCTCCGGCATCGTCTACCGGCAGGGGCTGGAGGTGACGCAGAACGGCTCGTCCCGGCTGGTGGTCGAGGCGACCGACAAGGCGATGGCCATGACGCTGGCCCGGCGCAACGCAGTCTTCGAGCGGGTGACGGACAGCCAGCTGATCCAGACGCTGATCGGCCAGTCCGGCCTGACCGCCAAGGTCAGCGCGACCGGCACGGTGCAGCCGGTCATCGTGCAGTACTACTGCTCGGACTGGGACCTGATGCTGACGCGCGCGCAGCTCAACGGCATGGTGGTGAGCGCCGCGGGGGGCACCGTGACGGTGGCCGCCCCCGACACCGCCAAGGCACCGGTGCTGACGCTGGCCTACGGCGAGTCCATCCTGGATTTCCGCGCCGAGATGGACGCCTCCACCCCGTATACCGCCTCGGCGATCAAGAGCTTCTCCTGGGATCCGGCGACGCAGCAGGTCGCCGCGTCGGGCCAGGCGAGCGCCGACGTGACGACGCCCGGCAACCTGTCCTCCGACCAGCTCGCGAAGGTCTTCGGCATCGGCCGGTACACGCAGCAGTCCGCGGGCACGCTGCAGCAGGCCGACCTCACCGAATGGTCCTCGGCGGAGCTGCTGAAGGCGCGGCTCAGCAAAATCCGCGGCAGCGTGCGCTTCCAGGGCAGCGCGCTGGTTACGCCCGGCGCCATGGTGACGCTGGCCGGGCTGGGCGACCGCTTCAACGGCAACGGCTACGTTTCCGGCCTGCACCACCGGGTGGCGGACGGGCTGTGGCTGACCAGCGTCGAGCTCGGCCTGTCGCCGCTGTGGTTCGCCGCCACCGCGCCGCAGCTCGCCGCCCCCGGCGCCTCCGGCCAGCTTCCGCCGGTCTCCAACCTGCAGACCGGCCTGGTGCTGAAGACCTCCGGCGACCCCGACGGCGAGTTCCGCGTGCAGGTGCAGCTGCCGCTGCTGCAGGCGGGCGCCTCCGGCGTCTGGGCCCGGCTGGGCAGCTTCTACGCGTCGAACGGCATCGGCGCCGAGTTCTACCCCGAGGTGGGCGACGAGGTGGTGGTCGCCTTCATGAACGGCGACCCGCGCTTCCCGGTCATCGTCGGCAGCCTCTACAGCAAGAAGAACCCGCCGCCCGTGACGCCGGACGCCAAGAACAACCAGAAGAGCATCGTCACCCGTTCGAAGCTGCGCATCGACTTCTTCGAGGAGACCAAGGCGGTGGCGATCACCACGCCCGGCGGCCACAGCGTCCGGCTGGACGACGACGCCAAGACGATCACGGTGAAGGACCTGAACGGCAACTCGGTCACCCTGGCGCCGGGCGGCATCACCGCCAGCAGCGCCGCCGACATGACGCTGACGGCCAAGGGCAACATCGCGGTCACGGCGCAGGGCAACCTGTCGCTGAAGGCCAACGCCAACGTGTCCGTCTCCGGACTGCAGATCAAGGCCGACGCCGACACCACCTTCGCCGCGCAGGGTTCGGCCGAGGCCAAGCTGACCTCGGCCGCCATGGTCCAGATCCAGGGCGCCCTGGTGAAGATCAACTGA
- a CDS encoding ATP-binding protein — protein MTRRPEHPAQPPVTAPAAAIERELAWFEEVVRHRFALYFGETGDETSGEAGGEAGGWPAPPDQDGDGSPFAGELRRLDPTPAERLVLMLALAPHLAPEVLDPFLLQNQATGRRFSEFGGLIGQSHNGFLPTVETALFLLAGSDRAARIAARSLFAPGHRLVRQGLLTIGHRHPEEPPGAAALGLSRDQLERMLTGAAYVWPSGEGFPAERIGTPLTWDDLVLDGATRRQIALIDSWIHHSHTLLHGWGLAQRLKPGYRCLFYGPPGTGKTLTACLLGKHHDLPVYRVDLSRVMSKWVGETEKNLAGLFDRAQHHNWILFFDEAEALFGKRTDAQSANDRAANQQIAYLLQRLEDFPGVVILATNQRGHMDEAFARRFQSSILFPMPDRDSRRALWEGMFRTPGIPLAAGIDFQSLADQHELAGGAIVNVLRHACLLAVERDPPCVQLADIMSGIRQELRKEGHFFNR, from the coding sequence ATGACACGCCGCCCGGAACACCCTGCGCAACCGCCCGTCACCGCCCCGGCGGCCGCGATCGAACGGGAACTCGCCTGGTTCGAGGAGGTGGTGCGCCACCGCTTCGCCCTGTACTTCGGTGAAACCGGCGACGAGACCAGCGGCGAGGCGGGCGGCGAGGCGGGCGGATGGCCGGCTCCCCCCGACCAGGACGGCGACGGCAGCCCCTTCGCCGGGGAGCTGCGCCGCCTCGACCCGACGCCGGCCGAGCGGCTGGTGCTGATGCTGGCGCTGGCACCCCATCTGGCCCCGGAGGTGCTCGACCCGTTCCTCCTGCAGAACCAGGCGACCGGGCGGCGGTTCAGCGAGTTCGGCGGTCTGATCGGGCAGTCGCACAACGGTTTCCTGCCGACGGTCGAGACCGCGCTGTTCCTGCTGGCCGGTTCGGACCGCGCGGCGCGCATCGCGGCGCGGTCGCTGTTCGCGCCCGGCCACCGGCTGGTGCGGCAGGGGCTTCTGACCATCGGGCACCGCCATCCGGAGGAACCGCCGGGGGCGGCGGCGCTCGGGCTGTCGCGCGACCAGTTGGAACGGATGCTGACCGGCGCCGCCTACGTCTGGCCATCCGGCGAAGGCTTCCCGGCCGAGCGGATCGGCACGCCGCTCACCTGGGACGACCTGGTGCTCGACGGCGCCACCCGCCGGCAGATCGCGCTGATCGACAGCTGGATCCACCATTCCCATACCCTGCTGCACGGCTGGGGACTGGCGCAGCGCCTCAAGCCCGGCTACCGCTGCCTGTTCTACGGCCCCCCTGGTACCGGCAAGACCCTGACCGCCTGCCTGCTCGGCAAGCACCACGACCTGCCGGTCTACCGCGTCGACCTGTCGCGGGTGATGTCGAAGTGGGTCGGCGAGACCGAGAAGAACCTGGCCGGGCTGTTCGACCGGGCGCAGCACCACAACTGGATCCTGTTCTTCGACGAGGCGGAGGCGCTGTTCGGCAAGCGCACGGACGCGCAGTCGGCCAACGACCGGGCCGCGAACCAGCAGATCGCCTACCTGCTGCAGCGGCTGGAGGACTTTCCCGGCGTCGTCATCCTGGCGACCAACCAGCGCGGCCACATGGACGAGGCGTTCGCCCGCCGCTTCCAGTCCTCCATCCTCTTCCCGATGCCGGACCGCGACTCACGCCGGGCGCTGTGGGAAGGGATGTTCCGCACCCCCGGCATCCCGCTGGCCGCCGGCATCGACTTCCAGTCCCTGGCCGACCAGCACGAGTTGGCCGGCGGGGCGATCGTCAACGTCCTGCGGCACGCCTGCCTGCTCGCGGTGGAGCGCGACCCGCCCTGCGTGCAGCTTGCGGACATCATGAGCGGCATCCGCCAGGAACTGCGCAAGGAGGGTCATTTCTTCAACCGCTGA
- a CDS encoding LysM peptidoglycan-binding domain-containing protein, producing the protein MPGSLERLVVTAYRDSNYNTPVGKPFTAWINPGTYKHDYSILYTDRQAPGAPGPSPEFNRVGPESISFELVFDTTGVIPPPVPGTPLPSDGVAGLINRFRALVGTTNGSTHRPNYAKVSWAQLQFQGVLSQMNTVYSLFKPDGTPIRAKMSVTFLAFTNEVQLAKKAKLESPDMTHLVTVVAGDTLPLLCHRIYGDSRYYISVAAYNDLPDFRRLQPGTQILFPPLAGPAA; encoded by the coding sequence ATGCCCGGCAGCCTGGAACGGTTGGTCGTCACCGCCTACAGGGACTCCAACTACAACACGCCGGTCGGCAAGCCCTTCACCGCCTGGATCAACCCTGGCACCTACAAGCACGACTACTCGATCCTCTACACCGACCGTCAGGCGCCCGGCGCTCCCGGTCCGTCGCCCGAGTTCAACCGGGTCGGGCCGGAAAGCATCTCGTTCGAACTGGTCTTCGACACCACCGGCGTGATCCCGCCGCCGGTTCCGGGCACGCCGCTGCCGTCCGACGGCGTCGCCGGGCTGATCAACCGGTTCCGGGCCCTGGTCGGAACGACCAACGGCTCGACGCACCGGCCGAACTACGCCAAGGTCTCCTGGGCGCAGCTCCAGTTCCAGGGCGTGCTGAGCCAGATGAACACCGTCTATTCGCTGTTCAAGCCCGACGGCACCCCGATCCGCGCCAAGATGTCGGTGACCTTCCTGGCCTTCACCAACGAGGTGCAGCTCGCAAAGAAGGCGAAGTTGGAGTCACCCGACATGACCCATCTGGTCACCGTGGTCGCCGGCGACACGCTGCCGCTGCTGTGCCATCGGATCTACGGCGACAGCCGCTACTACATCAGCGTCGCGGCCTACAACGACCTGCCCGATTTCCGCCGGCTGCAGCCTGGCACGCAGATCCTGTTCCCACCACTCGCCGGACCCGCCGCATGA
- a CDS encoding glycoside hydrolase domain-containing protein produces the protein MSRPTRSRDTGTIPRALPDASGLSYTELRAEGTRLVQAMSGRIWTDYNYSDPGVTILEQLCYALTELSFRADAPVADLLGAPDTGTLSLWRHALYPARAIMPVNPVTVADLRRLIIDRVPGVGNAWFTPCPPDGTKGVSGLYRITLLVPAQDPCCAGGNARLHAILRRARATYAAHRALCEDVESIAILKPLPTVVEADVQLDGEADPSAVMARLLFALGLHLAPEPERESLDAQRAAGRTTSEIFTGPLMLRGFIGADQLTPFPAVVPVDELLQVTAETAGVLSVSGLSVRVEGAPRAFASGDVIAVPDGRVLWLADTPGDDAFPIRLWRGTMPCHPNPGKVRRRLDRLWAAQRRTYDLWPEYAGHYAPPRGRRWNPAAYNSVQDQFPQVYGIGGYGLPSNATAVRRGSVKQLKGYLMVFDQLMANYFSQLAFLRRLFSVEAGGDATYAYQSLATIVPDAKPLLGAGYEAGLARIVAADDPVAARQSDVLDLLLSLYGESLAAPAHAACCSGASPTAALLDAKRALLARTVRATRNRGRGADYQRSRPGDETAGLEVRARIELAMLRASLGTDGPRTVTDPDDADFGRRLMETEAAAVERTFLPVVGGDGDDEEPEGVPPLVGRRVAAALWPALADAGRYRVGLLHRHGPVCLTCQDAGGAWWLLGEHPGVVEAIGAAHRLIRAAGGHRSQLTIVEWTLLRYALDEPARDGDGGQELGRQAHRDDGAGFSFRVSAVLAVHEDERRAAGWRSGAEAILRTNVPAHIVLDCLFLGHHRLRRFHKLHSAWAEALRSGTPARRTEASRRLAHFLDKASHRPAPPQPSPAPAPPAHTPTPTPTPTPTPAPPAPSPTPAPLPTQPPAPTPGPTPPPIPMPVPPPSPTQAPIPALAPTPTPTPTPTPTPTPTPTPKGTRKRRWWQFWRSPAPDTAAPDRPPATPEPTPAASDRRSASLAGRVVAAPPGATGFDTDTALTAGTAQAFAAAGFQFAIRYLTRDAVQASGDLTTAEAEDILQAGLALMAVQHVAPAGWTPSGALGRRNGLYAAINARRIGLPSGMTLWLDLEGVAAGTPADQVVDYCNTWFGTVTAAGYGAGLYVGANCGLTGEQLATTRMLYFWRSGSTVPDIPGRGYCLVQTITADTVLDGVAYDDDSVRADQSGGTPFWLTRTPAAQPEEDSR, from the coding sequence ATGAGCCGCCCGACCAGGAGCCGCGACACCGGCACCATACCGCGCGCCCTGCCGGACGCTTCAGGCCTCAGCTACACGGAGCTGCGCGCCGAAGGCACGCGGCTGGTGCAGGCGATGTCGGGCCGGATCTGGACCGACTACAACTACTCGGACCCCGGCGTCACCATCCTCGAGCAGCTCTGCTACGCGCTGACCGAGCTGTCGTTCCGCGCCGACGCCCCGGTGGCCGACCTGCTCGGCGCGCCGGACACCGGCACGCTGTCGCTGTGGCGCCACGCCCTCTACCCGGCGCGCGCCATCATGCCGGTGAACCCCGTCACCGTCGCCGACCTGCGCCGGCTGATCATCGACCGGGTGCCGGGCGTCGGCAACGCCTGGTTCACGCCGTGCCCGCCGGACGGCACGAAGGGTGTCTCCGGCCTCTACCGGATCACGCTGCTGGTGCCCGCGCAGGACCCGTGCTGTGCCGGCGGCAACGCCCGCCTGCACGCCATCCTGCGCCGCGCGCGGGCCACCTACGCCGCTCACCGCGCCCTGTGCGAGGATGTCGAGAGCATCGCCATCCTGAAGCCGCTGCCCACCGTGGTGGAGGCCGACGTGCAGCTCGACGGGGAGGCCGACCCAAGCGCCGTGATGGCGCGGCTGCTGTTCGCCCTCGGACTGCACCTGGCGCCGGAGCCCGAGCGCGAGTCCCTGGACGCGCAGCGCGCCGCCGGGCGGACGACGTCGGAGATCTTCACCGGCCCGCTGATGCTGCGCGGCTTCATCGGCGCCGACCAGCTGACGCCCTTCCCGGCCGTGGTTCCGGTCGACGAGCTGCTGCAGGTGACCGCCGAGACGGCGGGCGTGCTGTCGGTCTCCGGCCTGTCGGTACGGGTGGAGGGCGCCCCGAGGGCCTTCGCATCCGGCGACGTGATCGCGGTGCCCGACGGCCGCGTGCTGTGGCTGGCCGACACGCCGGGGGACGATGCCTTTCCCATCCGGCTGTGGCGCGGCACCATGCCGTGCCATCCGAATCCCGGCAAGGTCCGCCGGCGGCTCGACCGGCTGTGGGCGGCGCAGCGGCGCACCTACGACCTGTGGCCCGAATACGCCGGCCATTACGCGCCACCCCGGGGACGGCGGTGGAACCCGGCGGCCTACAACTCGGTGCAGGACCAGTTCCCGCAGGTGTACGGAATCGGCGGCTACGGACTGCCGTCCAACGCGACCGCGGTCCGGCGCGGCAGCGTCAAGCAGCTCAAGGGCTATCTGATGGTCTTCGACCAGCTCATGGCCAACTACTTCAGCCAGCTTGCCTTCCTGCGCCGGCTGTTCTCGGTCGAGGCGGGAGGGGATGCCACCTACGCCTACCAGTCGCTGGCGACCATCGTGCCGGACGCGAAGCCGTTGCTGGGCGCCGGCTACGAGGCCGGCCTGGCGCGGATCGTCGCGGCGGACGACCCGGTGGCCGCCCGGCAGTCGGATGTTCTGGACCTGCTGCTGTCGCTCTACGGGGAATCGCTGGCGGCGCCCGCCCACGCGGCCTGCTGCTCCGGCGCGTCGCCGACGGCGGCACTGCTGGACGCGAAGCGTGCGCTGCTCGCCCGTACCGTGCGTGCCACGCGCAACCGTGGACGCGGCGCCGACTACCAGCGGTCCCGGCCGGGCGACGAGACCGCCGGGCTGGAGGTCCGCGCCCGCATCGAGCTGGCGATGCTCCGGGCGTCGCTGGGAACCGACGGACCGCGGACGGTCACCGATCCGGACGACGCCGATTTCGGGCGCCGCCTGATGGAGACCGAGGCGGCGGCGGTGGAGCGCACGTTCCTGCCGGTCGTCGGCGGCGACGGCGACGACGAGGAGCCGGAGGGCGTCCCGCCACTGGTCGGCCGGCGCGTCGCCGCTGCGCTGTGGCCGGCGCTGGCCGATGCAGGGCGTTACCGCGTCGGGCTGCTGCATCGCCATGGCCCGGTCTGCCTGACCTGCCAGGACGCCGGCGGGGCGTGGTGGCTGCTCGGCGAACATCCCGGGGTCGTCGAGGCGATCGGGGCCGCCCACCGGCTGATCCGCGCCGCCGGAGGCCATCGCTCGCAGCTCACCATCGTCGAATGGACGCTGCTGCGCTACGCGCTCGACGAGCCTGCGCGCGACGGTGACGGCGGACAGGAACTTGGACGCCAGGCGCACCGGGATGACGGGGCCGGTTTCAGCTTCCGCGTCAGCGCCGTGCTGGCCGTCCATGAGGACGAGCGCCGGGCCGCCGGCTGGCGCAGCGGCGCCGAGGCCATTCTGCGCACGAATGTTCCGGCCCACATCGTGCTCGACTGCCTGTTCCTCGGGCACCACCGCTTGCGCCGGTTCCACAAGCTCCACAGCGCCTGGGCCGAGGCGTTGCGCTCCGGCACTCCGGCGCGCCGGACGGAAGCGAGCCGGCGGCTGGCGCATTTCCTGGACAAGGCGTCGCACCGCCCCGCGCCACCGCAACCGTCGCCGGCACCGGCGCCGCCAGCACACACTCCGACACCGACGCCGACACCGACGCCGACACCGGCGCCCCCGGCGCCCTCCCCGACTCCGGCGCCCCTTCCGACGCAGCCCCCGGCGCCAACTCCAGGCCCGACGCCACCCCCGATCCCGATGCCCGTGCCGCCCCCATCCCCGACGCAGGCACCGATACCGGCACTGGCACCGACACCGACACCGACACCGACACCGACACCGACACCGACACCGACACCGACACCGAAGGGGACCCGGAAACGCCGCTGGTGGCAATTCTGGCGTTCGCCGGCCCCGGACACCGCCGCGCCGGACCGGCCACCGGCGACACCGGAACCGACCCCGGCCGCTTCCGACCGCCGCTCCGCGTCGCTGGCGGGCCGGGTGGTCGCGGCACCTCCGGGCGCGACGGGGTTCGACACCGACACGGCGCTCACCGCCGGCACCGCACAGGCCTTCGCCGCGGCCGGATTCCAGTTCGCCATACGCTATCTGACGCGCGACGCGGTGCAGGCGAGCGGCGACCTGACGACCGCCGAGGCCGAGGACATCCTGCAGGCCGGGTTGGCGCTGATGGCCGTGCAGCACGTGGCGCCGGCCGGCTGGACGCCCAGCGGGGCGCTCGGCCGCCGGAACGGCCTGTACGCGGCGATCAACGCGCGCCGGATCGGCCTGCCGTCCGGCATGACCCTGTGGCTCGACCTGGAAGGCGTGGCCGCAGGCACGCCGGCCGACCAGGTCGTCGATTACTGCAACACCTGGTTCGGCACCGTGACCGCCGCCGGCTACGGCGCCGGCCTGTATGTCGGCGCCAACTGCGGCCTGACCGGCGAGCAGCTCGCCACGACGCGGATGCTGTATTTCTGGCGCTCCGGCAGCACCGTCCCGGACATCCCCGGACGCGGCTACTGCCTTGTGCAGACGATCACCGCGGACACCGTGCTCGACGGTGTCGCCTACGACGACGACAGCGTGCGGGCGGACCAGTCGGGCGGCACGCCCTTCTGGCTGACCCGGACGCCCGCCGCCCAGCCCGAGGAGGACAGCCGATGA
- a CDS encoding PAAR domain-containing protein, whose translation MPPAARLSDMHSCPMQTPGVPPIPHVGGPVTGPGTPTVLIGGMPAACVGDLCVCVGPPDTIVKGSATVLIGGRPAARVGDSTAHGGTVVLGCPTVLIGG comes from the coding sequence ATGCCGCCCGCCGCCCGCCTGTCCGACATGCACAGCTGCCCGATGCAGACGCCGGGCGTGCCGCCCATTCCACATGTCGGCGGTCCCGTCACCGGTCCCGGAACGCCCACCGTGCTGATCGGCGGCATGCCCGCCGCCTGCGTCGGCGACCTGTGCGTCTGCGTCGGCCCGCCCGACACCATCGTCAAGGGCTCGGCCACCGTGCTGATCGGCGGCCGGCCGGCGGCGCGCGTGGGCGACAGCACGGCGCACGGCGGCACAGTCGTGCTCGGCTGTCCCACCGTGCTGATCGGAGGATGA
- a CDS encoding contractile injection system tape measure protein, with the protein MLAGPRASTLRAGAGRLVAGFGGDGPGGDGPGGDGPGARGNPDADPATAARVLARARDLARDGGYAGLSVLLQPRQPRRQPRSPGRSRNRMDDAETGEPLYVDNAGLILFNPFLPLFLERLGLLAPDEDGVPRVTGTEAASRAVHLMQYLVDGRCDRPEPQLVLNKLLCGLAPSEPVLRAIEPDEADRAVCDGVIQAVIDNWTIIRNTSPAGLRETFLQREGRLQRDADRWTLQIQRKTVDILADQIPWNRSVVYHRWMTAPIHVVW; encoded by the coding sequence GTGCTGGCCGGGCCGCGGGCATCGACACTGCGCGCCGGCGCCGGCCGGCTGGTCGCCGGGTTCGGCGGCGATGGGCCGGGGGGCGATGGGCCGGGGGGCGATGGGCCGGGCGCTCGTGGGAACCCGGACGCCGACCCGGCGACGGCGGCCCGCGTGCTTGCACGGGCGCGCGACCTGGCCCGTGACGGCGGCTATGCCGGGCTGTCCGTCTTGCTGCAGCCGCGCCAGCCGCGCCGCCAACCGCGGAGCCCCGGCCGCAGCCGCAACCGCATGGACGACGCCGAGACGGGCGAGCCGCTGTATGTCGACAACGCCGGGCTGATCCTGTTCAATCCCTTCCTGCCGCTCTTCCTGGAGCGGCTCGGGCTGCTGGCTCCCGACGAGGACGGCGTGCCCCGGGTTACCGGGACCGAGGCGGCTTCGCGCGCCGTCCATCTCATGCAGTACCTGGTCGACGGGCGCTGCGACCGGCCCGAGCCGCAGCTCGTCCTGAACAAGCTGCTCTGCGGGCTTGCCCCCTCGGAGCCTGTCCTGCGGGCGATCGAGCCGGACGAGGCGGACCGCGCCGTCTGCGACGGGGTGATCCAGGCGGTCATCGACAACTGGACGATCATCCGCAACACCTCGCCGGCCGGCCTGCGCGAGACGTTCCTGCAGCGCGAGGGGCGGCTGCAGCGGGACGCCGATCGCTGGACCCTGCAGATCCAGAGGAAGACGGTCGACATCCTGGCCGATCAGATCCCCTGGAACCGCTCCGTCGTCTATCACCGCTGGATGACGGCGCCGATCCACGTGGTTTGGTGA
- a CDS encoding DUF5908 family protein encodes MSLEISEIGVRIVVQDVSGGVSGTGAGAPPGALAPAEKAQIVDLCVREVLRTLQMNEAR; translated from the coding sequence ATGTCCCTGGAGATCAGCGAGATCGGCGTCCGCATCGTGGTTCAGGACGTCTCGGGCGGCGTCAGCGGCACCGGCGCCGGTGCGCCGCCCGGCGCGCTGGCCCCGGCGGAGAAGGCGCAGATCGTCGATCTGTGCGTGCGGGAGGTGCTGCGCACCTTGCAGATGAACGAGGCGCGCTGA
- a CDS encoding contractile injection system tape measure protein → MPSSTHHVRRLTVDCAVSDLDTALALRARVEDLARAQMPPILERVFDALVPADRHLRLDRLDLDLGVIPASRLEQDLPAALERALGAALADAVAAASHAPDRTRRFMTPGEALLDRFDAYLATGASPPGGDAFDPAAQLRLLLAEQPAALVALLHRRASDRHALERLVLQAGAAELRTLLARLVPADATVVLAYLAELLRLHRAAPALPVSGSALERRLWLLTLDYLLRDAGTRFNRRVYLRFLVAGAALAEGVPYGGLLLALRAAATRTRRRPTAAAAPAGWPGRGC, encoded by the coding sequence TTGCCCTCCTCCACACACCACGTCAGGCGCCTGACCGTCGACTGCGCCGTGTCCGACCTCGACACCGCGCTGGCGTTGCGCGCGCGCGTCGAGGATCTGGCGCGGGCGCAGATGCCGCCGATCCTGGAGCGCGTGTTCGACGCCCTGGTGCCGGCCGACCGCCACCTGCGCCTCGACCGGCTCGACCTCGACCTCGGCGTCATCCCGGCCAGCCGGCTGGAACAGGACCTGCCCGCCGCGCTGGAACGGGCGCTGGGCGCGGCCCTGGCCGACGCCGTCGCCGCTGCCTCGCACGCACCCGACCGGACAAGGCGGTTCATGACGCCGGGCGAGGCTCTGCTCGACCGTTTCGACGCCTATCTGGCCACCGGGGCGTCGCCGCCCGGCGGCGACGCCTTCGATCCCGCCGCGCAGTTGCGCCTCCTGCTGGCCGAGCAGCCGGCGGCGCTCGTGGCGCTGCTGCACCGCCGCGCCTCCGACCGCCACGCGCTGGAGCGGCTGGTGCTGCAGGCCGGCGCGGCGGAGCTGCGCACCCTTCTGGCGCGGCTGGTCCCCGCCGACGCCACGGTCGTCCTCGCCTATCTGGCCGAGCTCCTGCGACTGCACCGCGCCGCGCCGGCGCTGCCGGTCTCCGGGTCGGCGCTGGAACGGCGGCTGTGGCTGCTGACGCTGGATTACCTGCTGCGCGATGCGGGAACCCGCTTCAACCGCCGGGTCTATCTGCGGTTCCTGGTGGCCGGCGCCGCGCTGGCCGAAGGCGTTCCCTACGGTGGGCTGCTGCTGGCCCTGCGCGCCGCGGCGACGCGGACGCGGCGGCGCCCGACCGCCGCGGCGGCGCCCGCCGGCTGGCCTGGGCGCGGCTGCTGA